A region of Gammaproteobacteria bacterium DNA encodes the following proteins:
- a CDS encoding DegQ family serine endoprotease, protein MFQIRSLLVLALGLSWLTVGVAQARSLPEFTKLVEDNGPAVVNIATTSKIERGPHGLPREFQIPDLPEDSPLNDFLNKFFGPEGAPGEAAPSQSLGSGFIISKDGYIITNYHVVKDADEIVVRLSDKRELKARLIGQDERSDIAVLKISADNLPTVKPGNTTDLKVGEWVLAIGSPFGFDHSATAGIVSAKGRTLPNENYTPFIQTDVAINPGNSGGPLFNLDGEVVGVNSQIFSRTGGSVGISFAIPIEVVMNVYQQLRDKGKVSRGWLGVLIQDVTQDLAESFGMKKPHGALVSKVVPDGPAAKAGVQAGDVVVAFNGKDIDSSADLPPLVGNAHVGDHLPLTVLRDGEEKSLQVEVGELPKEETPVLASEGPAPSGTRSEQLKVTVKDLTSSQREKMDLEDQGVLVEKVDQGPAYHAGIREGDVILMVDNEKIQNAGQFKEIVGKLAVGKSVPVLVQRRGNPLFLAMKMPPKSG, encoded by the coding sequence ATGTTTCAAATTCGTTCATTGCTGGTGCTGGCACTGGGATTGAGTTGGCTGACGGTCGGTGTTGCACAGGCACGTTCGCTGCCTGAATTTACCAAGCTGGTCGAAGACAATGGACCGGCGGTGGTGAACATCGCCACCACCTCCAAGATTGAACGCGGCCCGCACGGCCTGCCGCGCGAGTTCCAGATCCCCGATTTGCCCGAAGACAGTCCGTTGAACGATTTCCTGAACAAATTTTTCGGGCCTGAAGGCGCACCCGGCGAGGCCGCCCCCAGCCAGTCCCTGGGATCCGGATTCATTATTTCCAAGGACGGTTACATCATCACCAACTATCACGTGGTGAAGGACGCGGATGAGATCGTCGTGCGCCTGAGCGACAAACGCGAGCTCAAAGCCAGACTCATCGGCCAGGATGAGCGCAGTGACATCGCGGTGCTCAAGATCAGCGCCGATAATCTGCCCACGGTCAAACCCGGCAACACCACCGATCTCAAGGTCGGGGAGTGGGTGCTGGCCATCGGCTCGCCCTTCGGGTTCGACCACTCGGCCACCGCCGGCATCGTCAGCGCCAAGGGCCGCACATTGCCCAATGAAAACTACACGCCTTTCATACAAACCGACGTTGCCATCAATCCCGGCAATTCCGGCGGGCCGCTGTTCAATCTGGATGGCGAGGTGGTGGGCGTGAATTCGCAAATTTTCAGCCGCACCGGCGGTTCCGTGGGAATTTCGTTTGCCATCCCCATTGAAGTGGTGATGAACGTCTACCAGCAACTGCGCGACAAGGGCAAAGTCAGCCGCGGCTGGCTGGGCGTGCTTATCCAGGATGTCACCCAGGATCTGGCGGAATCCTTCGGCATGAAAAAACCACACGGCGCGCTGGTCTCGAAGGTGGTGCCCGACGGCCCGGCCGCCAAGGCGGGCGTACAAGCGGGCGACGTGGTGGTGGCGTTCAACGGCAAGGATATCGACAGTTCCGCCGATCTGCCGCCATTGGTGGGCAACGCCCACGTCGGCGATCACCTGCCGCTGACCGTCCTGCGCGACGGAGAGGAGAAAAGTCTGCAAGTCGAGGTTGGGGAACTGCCCAAGGAAGAAACCCCGGTGCTGGCGTCCGAGGGGCCGGCCCCCTCCGGAACCCGGAGCGAACAGCTAAAGGTGACGGTGAAGGATTTGACCAGCAGTCAGCGGGAGAAGATGGATTTGGAGGATCAAGGCGTACTGGTCGAAAAGGTGGACCAGGGACCGGCCTATCACGCGGGAATCCGTGAAGGCGACGTCATCCTCATGGTGGACAATGAAAAGATACAGAACGCGGGACAATTCAAGGAAATCGTGGGCAAGCTCGCGGTGGGGAAATCCGTGCCGGTGCTCGTGCAGCGCCGGGGCAATCCGCTGTTCCTGGCGATGAAAATGCCGCCCAAGAGCGGCTGA
- the pdxJ gene encoding pyridoxine 5'-phosphate synthase produces MPPAPPLLGVNIDHVATLRQARHTFYPSPLDAALLAEGAGADLITVHLREDRRHIQEEDVHRLAAALRVRLNLEMAMTEDMINFVMRLQPSDCCLVPERREELTTEGGLDVAGQTDRVRSACARITAAGVRLSLFIDPVQQQVDAASKSGAPVIEIHTGHYANAATPEAQERELNRIRSAAHRALALGLQVNAGHGLHYDNVLPIAALPEIRELNIGHSIICRAVLHGLPAAVREMKQCLQRARA; encoded by the coding sequence ATGCCACCTGCGCCGCCATTGCTGGGCGTGAATATTGATCATGTCGCGACTTTACGGCAGGCGCGACATACGTTTTATCCGTCTCCGCTCGATGCGGCGCTGCTGGCCGAAGGCGCGGGCGCCGATCTAATCACGGTGCACCTGCGCGAAGACAGGCGTCACATCCAGGAGGAAGACGTGCATCGACTCGCCGCTGCGCTGCGGGTGCGATTGAATCTTGAAATGGCGATGACGGAAGACATGATTAATTTCGTGATGCGCCTGCAGCCTTCGGACTGCTGCCTGGTGCCTGAACGCCGCGAGGAATTGACCACCGAAGGCGGTCTGGACGTGGCTGGCCAGACTGACAGGGTGCGATCGGCCTGCGCCAGAATAACGGCGGCCGGCGTGCGTCTGTCACTGTTCATCGATCCGGTTCAACAGCAGGTGGACGCCGCCAGCAAGAGCGGCGCGCCGGTCATCGAGATTCACACCGGCCATTACGCCAATGCCGCCACGCCGGAAGCGCAGGAGAGGGAATTGAACCGCATACGTTCTGCCGCACATCGGGCGCTGGCTCTCGGGTTGCAGGTCAATGCCGGCCACGGACTGCATTATGACAATGTCCTCCCCATCGCCGCGTTGCCGGAGATTCGCGAATTGAACATCGGTCACTCGATTATTTGCCGGGCCGTATTGCACGGTCTGCCGGCGGCGGTGCGCGAGATGAAACAATGCCTGCAAAGGGCGCGCGCATGA
- the era gene encoding GTPase Era, translated as MKPDLALKSPVEGSVQAPVQRCGLVAIVGRPNVGKSTLLNKLIGRKLSITSRKPQTTRHALLGIKTRGMNQILYVDTPGLHRSPEKHLGRYLNREAMRTLRDVDVILFLIEAAGWRRGDEHVWKQLRGIPAPILLLLNKVDKLKQKKELLPLLKQLQTHGPWAEIIPVSARNGDNLDHMEDVISRHLPGQSWLYPPDQLSDRPERFFAAEVIREKLMRNLEQELPYHTAVIVDKYEDSAHDVHLHATIWVERPGQKAIVIGKQGAMLKLIGERARRDIEALVGKRVHLKTWVKVRGGWTDDVQQLRELGFS; from the coding sequence TTGAAGCCTGATTTGGCATTGAAATCCCCCGTTGAGGGTTCTGTTCAAGCGCCGGTGCAGCGCTGCGGTCTGGTCGCCATTGTGGGCCGCCCTAATGTCGGCAAATCCACCCTGCTGAACAAGCTGATCGGACGCAAGCTCAGCATCACCTCGCGCAAGCCCCAGACCACCCGCCATGCCTTGCTCGGGATCAAGACCCGCGGAATGAATCAAATCCTCTATGTGGATACCCCGGGTCTGCATCGCAGTCCGGAAAAACACCTCGGTCGTTACCTTAACCGTGAGGCAATGCGTACGTTGCGTGATGTCGATGTAATTCTGTTTCTCATCGAGGCGGCTGGCTGGCGCAGGGGGGATGAACACGTATGGAAGCAATTGCGGGGCATCCCGGCGCCGATCCTGCTGCTATTGAACAAGGTGGATAAATTGAAACAAAAAAAAGAATTGTTACCGCTGTTGAAACAGTTGCAGACGCACGGCCCCTGGGCGGAGATCATCCCTGTCTCGGCCCGCAACGGTGACAATCTGGATCACATGGAGGACGTGATCAGCCGCCACCTGCCCGGACAGTCGTGGCTCTATCCTCCCGATCAACTCAGTGACCGCCCGGAACGCTTTTTCGCGGCGGAGGTCATTCGCGAGAAACTGATGCGTAATCTGGAGCAGGAACTGCCATATCATACCGCTGTCATCGTGGATAAATATGAGGATTCAGCGCACGATGTGCATCTGCATGCCACGATATGGGTGGAGCGCCCCGGGCAGAAGGCTATCGTCATCGGCAAACAAGGCGCCATGCTCAAGCTCATCGGCGAACGTGCCCGGCGGGATATCGAAGCCCTGGTGGGCAAGCGCGTTCATCTCAAGACGTGGGTTAAAGTGCGCGGCGGCTGGACGGACGACGTTCAGCAACTGCGCGAACTCGGATTTTCCTGA
- a CDS encoding peptide chain release factor 3 encodes MSTRPSTVHSTASESPAEVLRAEVGRRRTFAIISHPDAGKTTLTEKLLLLGGAIQIAGTVKGRKSSRHATSDWMEIEKQRGISVTSSVMQFHYRNCVINLLDTPGHEDFSEDTYRTLTAVDSALMVIDAAKGVEERTIKLLEVCRLRNTPIITFINKLDRESRDPLELLDEIERILRIQCAPVTWPLGSGRDFRGVVQLQDQRVRLFRSRSDDGTGEGRLLDGMGHPEVRAALAGQCGEVEEAMELVRAAATAPDEGAFLAGKQTPVLFGSALNSFGVRELLDYFVVHAPPPRHRDTLTRTVQPVEEKFSGFVFKIQANMDPAHHDRIAFLRICSGRYHNGMRVRHVRAGRDVTLQGALRFMAQDRGATETAWPGDIIGLHNHGTIQIGDTFTQGENLKFIGIPYFAPELFRRVVLRDPLRMKALQKGLVQLSEEGATQVFRPLLGNELILGAVGMLQFEVVAWRLQHEYGVQCSFEQTPVAVARWVECGDGGRLKQFEEKLHAHLARDGAGNLAYLAPSRVHLELTMERWREVQFRTSREH; translated from the coding sequence ATGAGCACAAGGCCATCCACTGTGCACAGCACCGCGTCGGAATCACCGGCCGAGGTCCTCCGTGCCGAAGTCGGCCGGCGCCGCACGTTCGCCATCATTTCCCACCCCGACGCCGGCAAGACCACGCTGACCGAAAAACTGCTTTTGCTCGGCGGCGCCATTCAAATCGCCGGCACCGTCAAGGGGCGCAAGAGTTCGCGCCACGCCACCTCGGATTGGATGGAGATCGAGAAGCAGCGCGGCATCTCTGTGACCTCATCGGTGATGCAATTTCATTATCGCAACTGCGTCATTAATTTGCTGGACACGCCAGGACACGAGGATTTTTCAGAGGATACGTACCGGACCCTCACCGCGGTGGATTCGGCATTGATGGTCATCGACGCCGCCAAGGGTGTGGAGGAACGCACGATAAAATTATTGGAAGTATGCCGGCTGCGAAATACCCCGATCATCACCTTCATCAACAAGCTGGATCGCGAAAGCCGCGACCCGTTGGAATTGCTGGATGAAATCGAGCGGATTCTGAGGATTCAATGCGCGCCGGTGACCTGGCCGCTGGGCTCGGGGAGGGACTTTCGCGGTGTCGTCCAACTGCAAGATCAGCGCGTGCGCCTGTTCCGCTCACGCAGCGATGACGGCACAGGCGAGGGCAGGCTGCTGGATGGCATGGGGCATCCGGAAGTGCGGGCCGCCCTGGCGGGACAATGCGGCGAAGTCGAGGAGGCCATGGAACTGGTGCGTGCGGCAGCTACGGCGCCCGATGAAGGCGCCTTTCTCGCCGGCAAGCAAACCCCCGTGCTGTTCGGTTCGGCCCTGAACAGTTTCGGCGTGCGTGAACTTTTGGATTATTTCGTGGTGCATGCTCCACCGCCACGCCATCGCGATACTTTGACGCGTACCGTGCAGCCAGTGGAGGAGAAATTCAGCGGTTTCGTCTTCAAAATCCAGGCAAACATGGATCCCGCGCATCACGACCGCATCGCCTTCCTCCGCATCTGTTCGGGCCGATATCACAACGGCATGCGCGTACGCCATGTGCGTGCAGGCAGGGATGTGACGCTGCAGGGGGCGCTGCGTTTCATGGCGCAGGATCGCGGCGCCACGGAAACCGCCTGGCCCGGTGATATCATCGGCCTGCACAACCACGGCACGATTCAGATTGGCGACACCTTCACCCAGGGTGAGAACCTGAAATTTATCGGCATACCCTATTTCGCGCCGGAATTGTTCCGACGTGTCGTATTGCGGGATCCGTTGCGCATGAAGGCGTTGCAGAAGGGTCTGGTGCAGTTGAGCGAGGAGGGCGCCACTCAGGTGTTCCGTCCATTGCTCGGCAATGAGCTGATTTTGGGGGCGGTGGGAATGCTGCAATTTGAAGTGGTGGCCTGGCGCTTGCAACATGAATACGGCGTGCAATGCAGCTTCGAACAGACTCCCGTTGCCGTGGCGCGCTGGGTGGAATGCGGTGACGGCGGCCGTTTGAAACAGTTCGAGGAAAAACTGCACGCGCACCTGGCGCGCGACGGCGCCGGCAATCTGGCCTATCTGGCGCCCAGCCGCGTCCATCTGGAATTGACCATGGAACGCTGGCGGGAGGTTCAATTCCGGACCTCCCGCGAACATTAA
- the rnc gene encoding ribonuclease III: MLTEQQRLQRCADKIGHQFRKVGLLRAALTHRSAGADNNERLEFLGDAVLNLFITQALFDRFPEKDEGHLTRRRAALVRREALARIARQLELGDLLKLGEGELKSGGGRRDSILANALEAVIGAVYLDAGFAACTNTLHRLYGTMIAEQDSDEIAKDPKTRLQEYLQARRMPLPIYRLKGMEGEAHQQTFVVECETAALSGAWQGRGGNRRAAEQAAAEQILSHLEA; encoded by the coding sequence ATGTTGACGGAACAACAACGCCTGCAGCGATGTGCCGATAAAATCGGCCATCAGTTCCGAAAGGTGGGATTGTTGCGGGCCGCGTTGACTCACCGTAGTGCCGGCGCTGACAATAACGAACGTCTGGAGTTTCTCGGTGATGCAGTCCTGAATCTTTTTATCACCCAGGCACTCTTTGACCGCTTTCCGGAAAAAGATGAAGGACACCTGACCCGCCGGCGGGCGGCGCTGGTCAGGCGGGAGGCACTGGCACGAATCGCCCGACAGCTGGAGCTGGGTGATCTCCTCAAGCTGGGGGAGGGCGAATTGAAGAGTGGTGGAGGCCGGCGTGATTCCATTCTGGCCAATGCGCTGGAGGCAGTCATCGGCGCCGTCTATCTTGATGCCGGATTTGCGGCATGCACAAATACCCTGCACCGGTTGTATGGCACGATGATCGCAGAACAGGATTCGGACGAGATTGCCAAGGATCCGAAAACACGACTGCAGGAATATTTGCAGGCCCGACGCATGCCTCTGCCGATTTACCGCTTGAAGGGCATGGAGGGTGAAGCTCATCAACAGACGTTTGTCGTGGAATGCGAAACGGCAGCGCTCTCCGGCGCCTGGCAGGGCAGGGGGGGCAACCGCCGGGCGGCGGAACAAGCCGCGGCGGAACAAATTTTAAGTCATCTTGAAGCCTGA
- a CDS encoding MucB/RseB C-terminal domain-containing protein codes for MSPNRRVNRRPAASLLLLALVIPLTAAAAEAVLSARELFDRMKDAVRDQSYDGVLVYERGQAVDSMRILHRNREGAEEERLVSLSGPPHEVVRNNGTVSCYFPESHSVIVQKNQPPSLFPGWIHNADETSRLYRFVTLGRDRLANRDATIIGIQPRHAFRYGYRLWIDDATYLLLKSDVVNSRGSALEQIFFTQLTAPADIPDGDLAPSMQNQDYQRVENTGELTATESQEEVTKTHWQAHWLPEGFTLREHEVKTIPAHQMPVENLTYSDGIAVISVFVEKTDQSQEPLQGFSMVGAVSTYSMLIGDHQITAVGEVPPLTVRQIASSMAPAP; via the coding sequence GAGTGAACCGGCGGCCGGCGGCGTCGCTTCTCCTGTTGGCGCTGGTTATTCCGTTGACGGCCGCGGCCGCCGAGGCGGTTTTGTCGGCACGGGAGCTTTTCGATCGCATGAAGGACGCGGTCCGCGATCAGAGTTATGACGGCGTGCTGGTCTATGAGCGCGGCCAGGCCGTCGACAGCATGCGCATACTTCACCGCAACCGCGAAGGTGCGGAAGAGGAACGCCTGGTCTCGCTCTCCGGTCCGCCGCACGAGGTTGTCCGCAATAATGGCACCGTCAGTTGTTACTTCCCGGAGTCCCACTCGGTCATCGTGCAGAAGAACCAGCCTCCGTCGCTGTTTCCCGGATGGATTCATAATGCCGATGAGACCTCGCGACTCTACCGGTTCGTGACCCTGGGAAGGGATCGATTGGCCAATCGCGACGCCACCATCATCGGCATACAGCCGCGCCACGCATTCCGCTATGGTTACCGGCTGTGGATCGACGACGCCACGTACTTATTGCTGAAATCGGACGTGGTCAACAGCCGCGGCTCCGCGCTCGAGCAGATTTTTTTCACGCAACTTACCGCGCCGGCGGACATCCCTGACGGCGATCTGGCGCCTTCCATGCAGAACCAGGACTATCAGCGCGTGGAGAACACGGGGGAATTGACGGCGACGGAGTCGCAGGAGGAGGTGACGAAGACCCATTGGCAGGCGCACTGGCTGCCGGAGGGCTTTACGCTTCGTGAGCATGAAGTGAAGACCATACCCGCGCACCAGATGCCGGTGGAAAATCTGACTTATTCCGATGGCATCGCCGTGATATCCGTATTCGTTGAAAAGACCGATCAATCGCAGGAACCGCTGCAGGGGTTTTCCATGGTGGGCGCCGTCAGCACCTACAGCATGCTCATCGGCGATCACCAGATCACCGCGGTCGGCGAGGTGCCGCCATTGACCGTGCGACAAATCGCCTCGTCCATGGCGCCCGCGCCTTGA
- the lepA gene encoding translation elongation factor 4 — MEHIRNFSIIAHIDHGKSTLADRLIEACGGLSAREMEDQVLDSMDLERERGITIKAQCVTLDFTADDGRVYCLNLIDTPGHVDFAYEVSRSLAACEGALLVVDTAQGVEAQSVANCHTAVDQGLAVLPVLNKIDLPAAEPERVRKEIEEIIGIDAKDAVAVSAKLGTGISTLLHTLVRRIPPPKGDPQAPLKALIIDSWFDNYLGVVSLVRVVDGNLRVGEKIRVMSTGRDFEVSRVGISTPKKIDRKELRAGEVGWVIAGIKDVDGAPVGDTLTDSARPATKPLPGFKKIKPNVFAGLYPTDPADYESLREALAKLRLNDSSLHYEPENSQSLGFGFRCGFLGKLHMEIVQERLEREYNLQLVTTAPTVVYEVLTSGNDVIYVDNPARLPPVGKIAEIREPIIRADILVPQQYLGQVITLCVERRGVQKKLLYLGGQVAVSYELPLSEMVLDFFDRLKSVSRGYASLDYSFVGYQHARLVKLDILINGDRLDALSTIVHQDQAARRGREVAEKMKTLIPRQMFEIAVQAAIGSQIVARETVKALRKNVLAKCYGGDITRKRKLLEKQKEGKRRMKQFGTVEIPQEAFMAVLNIGKDK, encoded by the coding sequence ATGGAGCATATCCGCAACTTTTCCATTATCGCCCATATTGACCACGGCAAATCAACCCTGGCTGATCGGCTCATTGAAGCCTGCGGTGGCTTGAGCGCGCGGGAGATGGAGGATCAGGTGCTCGATTCCATGGATTTGGAGCGTGAGCGTGGCATCACCATCAAGGCCCAGTGCGTGACTCTTGATTTCACGGCGGATGACGGCAGGGTGTATTGCCTCAATTTGATTGACACACCCGGGCACGTGGATTTTGCCTACGAGGTTTCCCGTTCACTCGCCGCCTGCGAGGGCGCGCTCCTGGTCGTGGACACGGCCCAGGGCGTCGAGGCGCAGTCCGTGGCCAACTGCCATACGGCGGTGGACCAGGGACTGGCAGTCCTGCCGGTGCTGAACAAGATTGATCTACCGGCCGCCGAGCCGGAGCGCGTCAGGAAGGAAATCGAGGAGATTATCGGCATCGACGCGAAAGACGCGGTGGCGGTCAGCGCCAAGCTGGGGACGGGCATCTCCACGCTGCTGCACACGCTGGTGCGCCGCATCCCGCCGCCGAAGGGAGATCCGCAGGCGCCGCTCAAGGCCCTCATTATCGATTCATGGTTCGACAATTACCTGGGCGTGGTGTCGCTGGTGCGCGTGGTCGATGGCAATCTGCGCGTGGGCGAAAAAATCCGGGTCATGTCCACGGGGCGGGATTTCGAGGTCAGCCGCGTGGGCATATCGACGCCCAAGAAGATCGACCGCAAGGAACTGCGAGCCGGCGAGGTGGGCTGGGTCATCGCCGGCATCAAGGACGTGGATGGCGCGCCGGTGGGCGATACCCTGACCGACAGCGCGCGGCCCGCGACCAAGCCGCTGCCGGGGTTCAAAAAGATCAAGCCGAATGTATTTGCCGGCCTGTATCCCACCGATCCGGCAGACTACGAATCGCTGCGCGAGGCGCTTGCCAAGCTGCGGCTCAATGATTCCTCCCTGCATTACGAGCCTGAGAATTCGCAGTCGCTGGGATTTGGATTTCGTTGCGGTTTTCTGGGCAAGCTGCACATGGAAATCGTGCAGGAGCGGCTGGAGCGGGAATACAACCTGCAATTGGTCACGACCGCGCCAACCGTGGTTTATGAGGTGCTGACGTCGGGCAATGATGTGATTTATGTCGACAATCCCGCCCGGCTGCCGCCCGTGGGGAAAATCGCGGAAATCCGCGAACCCATCATTCGCGCCGACATCCTGGTGCCGCAACAATACCTGGGGCAGGTCATCACCTTGTGCGTCGAGCGGCGCGGCGTGCAGAAGAAACTTCTTTATCTGGGCGGACAGGTGGCCGTGAGTTACGAACTGCCGCTCTCCGAAATGGTCCTGGATTTCTTTGACCGGCTGAAGTCCGTGAGCCGGGGTTATGCCTCGCTGGATTACAGCTTCGTGGGGTACCAGCATGCGCGGCTGGTCAAGCTGGATATATTGATCAACGGCGACCGGCTGGATGCCCTGTCCACCATTGTTCATCAGGACCAGGCGGCGCGGCGCGGGCGCGAGGTGGCGGAAAAAATGAAGACGCTCATTCCGCGTCAGATGTTCGAAATCGCCGTTCAAGCCGCCATCGGCTCGCAGATCGTGGCCCGGGAAACCGTCAAGGCATTGCGCAAGAACGTGCTGGCAAAATGTTACGGCGGCGACATCACCCGCAAGCGCAAGCTTTTGGAGAAGCAGAAGGAGGGCAAGCGCCGTATGAAACAGTTCGGTACGGTGGAGATCCCGCAGGAAGCCTTCATGGCCGTGTTAAACATTGGAAAGGACAAATAA
- a CDS encoding DUF4845 domain-containing protein encodes MSAHRHQQGLTFIGFLIVAIMVGFFAFVALRLFPIYSEKFAVIQSMKSVANLPNIGAASPTQIQNDLMKNFVIQGIDEKFINTLKDELTIDKDEDGNRTMTLEYEIRNNFYGELDLALNFSYTVILPVKE; translated from the coding sequence ATGTCAGCACATCGTCATCAACAGGGTCTCACTTTCATCGGCTTCCTTATTGTGGCAATCATGGTTGGCTTTTTTGCCTTCGTGGCATTGCGACTTTTCCCAATCTATTCGGAAAAATTCGCGGTGATACAGTCCATGAAATCCGTGGCCAATCTACCCAATATCGGCGCGGCCTCGCCCACGCAAATCCAAAATGACTTGATGAAGAACTTCGTCATCCAGGGCATTGATGAAAAATTCATCAACACTCTCAAGGACGAACTGACGATAGACAAGGACGAAGACGGCAACCGCACCATGACGCTGGAATATGAGATACGGAACAATTTCTATGGCGAACTGGATCTCGCATTGAATTTCAGCTACACCGTCATCCTGCCGGTGAAAGAATAA
- the acpS gene encoding holo-ACP synthase, whose protein sequence is MPAKGARMIFGIGVDMVEVTRIESAQRRFGPRLARRLLAPEELQEYARSRRPSQFLAKRFAAKEALVKALGTGIGRVLSWRAIRVAHDQKGRPYFDLGSTSGYLLNQHQISASHLSISDERGYALAFVILERT, encoded by the coding sequence ATGCCTGCAAAGGGCGCGCGCATGATTTTTGGCATCGGCGTGGACATGGTGGAAGTGACACGCATCGAATCGGCGCAAAGACGGTTTGGTCCGCGCCTGGCGCGGCGCCTGCTGGCGCCGGAGGAGTTGCAGGAGTATGCCCGCTCCCGCCGGCCATCGCAGTTTCTCGCCAAACGCTTCGCGGCCAAGGAGGCACTGGTCAAGGCGCTGGGCACCGGCATCGGACGCGTGCTTTCCTGGCGGGCCATCCGCGTGGCACATGATCAAAAAGGGCGGCCCTATTTCGATCTCGGTTCGACTTCGGGATATTTATTAAACCAGCATCAGATTTCGGCAAGTCACCTGAGTATTTCAGACGAGCGGGGTTATGCGCTGGCTTTCGTCATCCTGGAGCGTACATAG
- the recO gene encoding DNA repair protein RecO has product MRVDLHPAYLLHRRNYQESSYIAEVLSSQHGRVALIAKGAARPSAKRAAGAAAALQPFQMLNIAWAGRGELPVLTGIESLGPAHLNASKLLSGFYMNELLLRLLHRSDPHPELFDAYQRALRDLAGEDRPEWPLRQFEVRLLRVIGYAPILDRDAVSGLPVRNDARYGYRLSQGPSTAWDGDQEAIAISGAGLLALAGNQPPDRELWPELKRLLRALLAVHLGDRPLTTRAWVR; this is encoded by the coding sequence ATGCGGGTTGACCTGCATCCGGCGTACTTGCTGCACCGGAGGAATTACCAGGAAAGCAGCTATATCGCGGAGGTGCTTTCCTCCCAGCACGGCCGCGTGGCCCTGATCGCGAAGGGAGCCGCCCGTCCTTCCGCGAAAAGGGCCGCGGGCGCGGCGGCAGCCCTGCAGCCTTTCCAAATGCTCAATATAGCCTGGGCCGGACGGGGCGAACTGCCGGTGCTGACCGGCATTGAATCCTTGGGCCCGGCGCATTTAAACGCGTCAAAATTATTGAGCGGATTTTATATGAATGAATTGTTGCTGCGGCTGCTTCATCGTTCTGATCCGCATCCGGAGTTGTTCGACGCTTACCAGCGGGCGCTGCGTGACCTGGCGGGGGAGGATCGGCCGGAATGGCCGCTGCGCCAATTTGAAGTTCGGTTGTTGCGCGTCATCGGTTATGCGCCGATATTGGATCGCGATGCGGTCTCCGGTCTGCCGGTGCGGAATGATGCGCGCTACGGATACCGCCTTAGCCAGGGGCCCAGCACGGCGTGGGATGGCGACCAGGAAGCCATTGCCATCAGTGGGGCGGGCCTGCTGGCCCTGGCGGGCAATCAGCCTCCGGATCGCGAACTATGGCCTGAGCTCAAACGGTTGTTGCGGGCGCTGCTCGCAGTACATCTTGGCGATCGGCCGTTGACCACGCGTGCATGGGTGCGCTAA
- the lepB gene encoding signal peptidase I, whose protein sequence is MQTSVDFGLVLTVLTLVSGGLWAIDAWVFAPRRRLLGGDGTAVSRPWWADYAQSFFPVFLAVLLLRSFLVEPFRIPSGSMMPTLLDGDFILVNKYVYGLRLPVVNWKVLDVGKPRRGDVIVFRYPVDGRTPFIKRVIGLPGDHVVYDDKTLYINNEKIAVEETGVYEGKGRYASHTGASVRVEHLDGVDHSILVFPERPPRNADIIVPADNYFVMGDNRDNSMDSRFWGEVPDANIVGKAFLIWMNLDLDWSRLGNRIK, encoded by the coding sequence ATGCAGACAAGTGTGGACTTCGGACTGGTGTTGACGGTGCTGACCCTGGTCAGCGGCGGTCTTTGGGCGATCGATGCCTGGGTTTTTGCCCCCCGCCGCCGGCTGCTTGGCGGGGATGGGACGGCAGTCTCCCGGCCGTGGTGGGCGGATTATGCGCAGTCGTTCTTCCCCGTGTTTCTCGCGGTGCTTTTGCTGCGCTCATTCCTCGTGGAACCCTTCCGCATACCCTCCGGCTCCATGATGCCCACGCTCCTGGATGGCGATTTCATCCTGGTGAACAAATACGTCTATGGATTGCGCCTGCCCGTCGTGAACTGGAAAGTGCTGGATGTCGGAAAACCGCGACGCGGCGATGTAATTGTATTCCGCTACCCGGTGGACGGAAGGACGCCTTTCATCAAACGTGTCATCGGTCTGCCCGGAGATCATGTCGTTTACGATGACAAGACCCTCTATATAAACAATGAGAAAATTGCGGTGGAGGAAACCGGCGTCTATGAAGGCAAGGGGCGTTACGCAAGCCATACCGGCGCCTCGGTGCGTGTTGAGCACCTGGACGGCGTCGACCACAGCATACTGGTGTTTCCCGAGCGGCCGCCGCGGAACGCGGATATAATCGTCCCGGCGGACAATTATTTTGTCATGGGCGACAACCGTGACAACAGCATGGACAGCCGTTTTTGGGGCGAGGTTCCAGATGCCAACATCGTTGGCAAGGCCTTCCTGATCTGGATGAATCTGGACCTGGACTGGAGTCGCCTCGGCAACCGTATAAAATGA